From Gemmatimonadaceae bacterium, a single genomic window includes:
- a CDS encoding ABC transporter permease, whose protein sequence is MLRLLLRRAGHGVLIVWLVATATFFLLHLAPGDPIAASLDSPLTPPAVRAHYRHLYGLDQPLSAQYGHWLVMVAHGDFGFSFPHRRPVSAVIGSALPNTLLLMGVALVLAFAAGIALGLIQARHRGRPLDWGLGIGSLFFYSMPDFWLALMLLFLFAFVWRVFPVTGMFDPIMYPYYGFWQRIGDRLWHLVLPASTLALLSAAAIARFQRAALLDVAGEDFVLTARAKGVSERRVLLHHILRNALLPVITLFGLALPVLLGGSVFVEKIFSWPGMGLLTVEAIGTRDYPLLTAAVVIASVLVIAGSVIADALYAIVDPRVRLE, encoded by the coding sequence GTGCTTCGGCTGCTGCTGCGACGCGCCGGCCACGGCGTCCTGATCGTCTGGCTCGTCGCGACCGCTACCTTCTTTCTGCTGCACCTGGCGCCGGGCGATCCGATCGCGGCATCGCTCGACAGCCCCCTCACACCGCCCGCCGTTCGCGCGCACTACCGGCATCTCTACGGCCTCGATCAGCCGTTGTCGGCGCAGTACGGACACTGGCTGGTGATGGTGGCGCACGGCGATTTCGGCTTCTCGTTCCCGCACCGGCGTCCGGTGAGCGCAGTGATCGGATCGGCCCTGCCCAACACGCTGCTGCTCATGGGCGTCGCACTCGTGCTCGCGTTCGCGGCCGGCATTGCGTTAGGCCTGATCCAGGCGCGCCACCGCGGGCGACCGCTGGATTGGGGGCTGGGCATCGGATCGCTCTTCTTCTATTCGATGCCGGATTTCTGGCTCGCCCTCATGCTGCTCTTCCTCTTCGCCTTCGTGTGGCGCGTGTTTCCCGTGACCGGCATGTTCGACCCGATCATGTATCCGTACTACGGATTCTGGCAGCGTATCGGGGACCGCCTCTGGCACCTCGTGCTGCCGGCGTCGACGCTCGCGCTCCTGAGCGCCGCCGCGATCGCCCGCTTTCAGCGCGCGGCGCTGCTCGACGTCGCCGGCGAAGACTTCGTCCTAACGGCGCGCGCCAAAGGTGTGAGCGAACGACGCGTGCTCCTGCACCACATCCTGCGCAATGCGCTCCTCCCCGTGATCACGCTGTTCGGCCTCGCGCTGCCCGTCCTGCTCGGCGGATCGGTGTTCGTGGAGAAAATTTTCTCATGGCCCGGGATGGGGCTACTTACGGTGGAGGCGATCGGGACGCGCGACTATCCGCTGCTCACGGCGGCCGTCGTCATCGCCAGCGTGCTCGTGATCGCCGGCAGTGTCATTGCCGACGCGCTGTACGCGATCGTGGACCCCCGAGTTCGTCTCGAGTAG
- a CDS encoding ABC transporter permease: protein MHTLVWIAAAVLTTLVCGAVARAGDGESGSPWRIAVTRLCDNRAAFAALCVIVALLVVAVLAPWLAPYSPIAQPDIVRLKDLPPSLAHPFGTDFASRDVFSRALYGARVSLSVALLAIVVSASVGTAYGAIAGYLGGRVDTIMMRLIDAALSVPRILLLIAVLALWAPVPLPVLILLLGLTGWFGVSRVVRAQVLSLRERDMVVAARALGASDREILWRHILPNVMSPVIVSITLGIANVLIVEAGLSYLGVGVRPPSASWGNMILDGADEIASLWWISTFPGLAIVITVMAFNLLGDGLRDALDPRQVDG, encoded by the coding sequence GTGCACACGCTCGTCTGGATCGCGGCCGCGGTGCTCACGACGCTCGTGTGCGGCGCCGTCGCACGCGCTGGAGACGGCGAGAGCGGCTCGCCCTGGCGCATCGCGGTCACACGGTTGTGCGACAACCGCGCCGCGTTCGCCGCGCTCTGCGTGATCGTCGCGCTGCTCGTGGTCGCCGTGCTGGCGCCGTGGCTCGCGCCGTATTCGCCGATCGCGCAGCCCGACATCGTGCGCCTCAAGGATCTGCCGCCCTCTCTCGCGCATCCTTTCGGCACCGACTTCGCGAGCCGCGATGTGTTCAGTCGGGCATTGTACGGAGCGCGCGTTTCGTTGAGCGTCGCGCTGCTCGCCATTGTCGTTTCGGCGTCGGTCGGCACCGCTTACGGCGCCATCGCCGGCTACCTTGGCGGCCGCGTCGACACCATCATGATGCGGCTCATCGACGCCGCGCTTTCCGTGCCGCGCATTCTGCTGCTCATCGCCGTGCTGGCGTTGTGGGCGCCGGTGCCGCTTCCCGTGCTCATCCTTCTGTTAGGCCTCACGGGCTGGTTCGGGGTCAGCCGCGTCGTGCGCGCGCAGGTGCTCTCTCTCCGCGAACGCGACATGGTCGTCGCCGCGCGCGCGTTGGGCGCGAGCGACCGCGAGATCCTCTGGCGCCACATTCTGCCCAACGTCATGTCGCCGGTCATCGTCTCGATCACGCTCGGCATCGCCAACGTGTTGATCGTCGAGGCGGGACTCTCGTACCTCGGTGTCGGCGTGCGCCCGCCATCGGCGAGCTGGGGCAACATGATTCTCGACGGCGCCGACGAAATCGCATCGTTGTGGTGGATCTCGACGTTTCCGGGATTGGCCATCGTGATTACCGTGATGGCATTCAATCTGCTCGGCGACGGCTTGCGCGACGCGCTGGACCCGCGTCAGGTTGACGGGTGA
- a CDS encoding ABC transporter ATP-binding protein, translating into MTSPAPAPLLSVRDLSTWFHTGAHIVARAVDGVSFDVMPHETVGLVGESGCGKSVTSLSILRLIERPGRIEPGSRIEFEGRDLLSLDDRAIRAIRGNRISMIFQEPMTSLNPVFTVGDQIAEVARVHANVSRREAWDRAVDMLQQVGVPAPAERAREYPHQLSGGLRQRAMIAMALMMHPALLIADEPTTALDVTIQAQILELLAELQSRVGMSILLITHDLGVIAESASRVLVMYAGQIVEEAPVRTLFAAAHHPYTEGLLSAMPRMGERRERLTVIPGTVPSPTDWPAGCRFHDRCAYAWERCRVEPPPLYQIGATHVSRCHLADEPNRRHAAGAPAGGAASQP; encoded by the coding sequence ATGACGAGCCCCGCCCCGGCGCCCCTGCTGTCCGTGCGCGATCTGTCCACCTGGTTTCACACCGGTGCGCACATCGTGGCCCGCGCCGTGGACGGTGTGTCGTTCGACGTGATGCCGCACGAGACCGTTGGCCTCGTCGGCGAATCAGGCTGCGGCAAGTCTGTGACGTCGCTCTCGATACTCCGGCTCATCGAGCGCCCCGGCCGCATCGAGCCCGGAAGCCGCATCGAGTTCGAGGGACGCGACCTGCTGTCCCTCGACGATCGCGCGATTCGCGCCATTCGCGGCAATCGCATTTCGATGATCTTCCAGGAGCCGATGACGTCGCTCAACCCGGTGTTCACGGTAGGCGACCAGATCGCCGAGGTCGCGCGCGTGCACGCCAACGTATCGCGACGCGAGGCCTGGGACCGCGCCGTCGACATGCTGCAGCAAGTAGGAGTTCCCGCACCGGCCGAGCGCGCGCGCGAGTACCCGCACCAGTTGTCGGGCGGGTTGCGCCAGCGCGCGATGATCGCGATGGCGCTCATGATGCACCCAGCGCTGCTCATCGCCGATGAACCGACGACGGCGCTCGACGTGACGATCCAGGCGCAGATTCTCGAGCTGCTCGCCGAGTTACAGTCGCGGGTCGGCATGTCGATCCTGCTCATCACACACGACCTCGGCGTGATCGCCGAGTCCGCGTCGCGCGTCCTCGTGATGTATGCCGGTCAGATCGTGGAAGAGGCGCCGGTGCGAACCTTGTTTGCGGCAGCGCACCACCCATACACCGAGGGGTTGTTGAGCGCGATGCCGCGAATGGGCGAGCGCCGTGAACGCCTAACCGTGATTCCCGGCACCGTGCCGTCGCCGACCGACTGGCCGGCTGGATGCCGGTTTCACGATCGCTGCGCGTACGCGTGGGAGCGCTGCCGTGTCGAGCCGCCGCCGCTGTACCAGATCGGCGCGACCCACGTCTCAAGGTGCCACCTGGCTGACGAACCGAACCGCCGTCACGCAGCCGGCGCCCCAGCCGGCGGAGCGGCGTCGCAGCCGTGA